The Montipora foliosa isolate CH-2021 chromosome 10, ASM3666993v2, whole genome shotgun sequence genomic sequence CCCTCCACTTATGTTAATTAGGAGATTACGTAACTTCTACGTTCCTAGTTTTTTAGCTTCTAGAAAAGTTTTCTACCCTGCGAGCACAGTCTCTTTCAATCTTCCttgataagtcgggaagaggaaagaagactctgcgaGCCGGCTcaacatttcgtgttgagcatgcattaaaaattcaaacgtattcgggagtcagtcacgcgtgactagtaaccgcaaaccacaaaaccaaaacaaacagtaggggatattttcgaacaactctaaccaaggaatcatttccttcgaaactcaagatagttcaagtttttaaattgccatttcaacttttactggaaaaattaataggtttctcaattctggcaaactagtttctgtaaccgacattcggaggaaatactcatgggaatttagacagttaaaaattgtcacgctgttgtaaatttaaaaaatattgatcaCGCGTGGGGATTGATCATGCgctcaaattaaaataaacaggtttgacaagtcgaaactggactgactcatcatttcatcatttcatcatttcattcatttcatcatttcatcatttttttctttggatgagcggcaaatcaaaggaAGTCGAGGCGGCTCGCAGAGTCTTCTCTcatcttcccgacttatctaggaagatcgaaagagactctgctcgcagggtaaaagTTTTCCAAAGATTcggccaatttttttaaacaaaatttagtTGGAAAGGAATGGAAAGTTCATATACGGAGctacaaatgaataaaataagggtgcgtttctttgggaGAATCCAAGATGGATTTATTATCGCAGATCACACGGATATTTCGTTCCCAAAGAAACCAGTATCCCAAAACGGATTTTTCTAGCGTAAAAGCCCACTTTCAGCCGGTTAGGATTAACGTAATTTCTATCAAATTGAAGTTCTGCGAAAAATTTACGACTTTCTGTAAATTTCCAGTACATTCAAGAACAAGATGGCACTGAAAACTCGCCATGATACAAGCAAATTGGCGGGAATGTGTGCTGTCACAAGACTACCCTTGCCAAACGTAGTGTTTTCTGATCCGTCTcccaaagaaatgcacggatcATGAATCctaaaaatcgggattcagatcTGATCTACTGAATCCACTCGGAGAGTGAATTCCTCAGATCAATAAACCATTTTTTTGGGTTTTAGTAAAGATTTTAGCGAAATCCGCTTTTGGATACAAGGATCCGGATTTGCATTTCCCAAAGAAACCCAAACatactttaaaaacaaaacatatcTCTTGTCTTCCTTGACCGTTTATGAGGTTTAAATGCTTTAACGCTGTCAATAACTCATATAAtaattgaaaaaaggaaaacgacaTACTGACTCATCGGAGTACAAGAAGTAGCTTTCTCAACTTTTGGATgccgtttctgaaaaaaaaaaggtaagaaagaagaagacaaaaaaTAGCCGCTTCGACGGTAATTAGCAATTTCGTTgtttaataaatgaataaagaaatTGTTTCCATCGATAGCAATTTTTGTACATAATTACATGTGATATGATGAAATGGACAAGTGGTCCTTTCACCTATCTGGACAATTCTAACTCCTTCACATGCAGGAGCAAttaaatgagcccaacaaaatgAACTGCTCCAAaatgtgtggcttcatagctcagttggtagggCATTGCACTTGCATCGAATCCTGTTGGAGcattctgaatttttcaggtgtctgctTTATAaacagacaattgcttaaatagtACAGATattaagtgcaaggatcacttctcccttcaaaatatacatttctcagttttattcattcatAATTACATGTCCTTATAGATAATAGCAACAATTCCTTTTCTCAACTAAGTGTCACATGTAGGCTACAGGCCTTCAATATCAAACTTCACTTTACACAGGTAACCGGCGATCACTAAATTATTTCGTTTCAGTGCATTGCATGGCTCAAACAGTTATCTGCAGAAAGCAAAGTTCCCGACCCAGTGAATGCAGGCATTACTTACTTCAGTGGCTAGCAGTTACATGGGCGACCAATTTTAACCATTTCTCTGTGAAGAAATTACCTCTTGACAACCTGCTGACTAAAAACCTCTACAATGTAATGTAATTCCTTtcagtaattaaaataatattcgAAAAAacacttaccattcttttcaAGCTCGTGGTGCCCAAATTCGaacgtgacatcatcgccaattagcacaaatggcgcccagtctTTTACGGCAGAATACTTCTCCGTCTCccgaagagatttcatagcatATTGAAGAGCTaaacttgcactttttctatctgccaagtgttTATAGAATTTTTTCATGAACAGCAAGGTTGCCTCATCatcgattgcccagagtgacaccagaacagaccgggcaccagcacaaAGGAAAGCTCTTGCTATTCCTACTACACCCTCAGAATTGACCTCTCCCCGGCCACTGTGACAAGAGCTCAGAACAACCAGTCTTGCCCGAAGACCAACTGCACGAACATCACTCATTGTTAACATGAAATCTTCCTTTTCTGGAATCTGGGATGCGCGTTCAggatttggggccaaagcaatttctccaaatTTCGAGTCTCCATGTGCTGCAATATGGATTAAagcaactgacttcattcttttcagcacctcagctttcgtTGCATTTCTTCCAGTGAGAGGAGTggtctgcagaagttctccaatCATCTCCACCTCTTGTATAGCGCACGGCAACTGCTCGGAAATGGGTTCACCATTTTCGTCAGTGACTTCCTTTAAGTACGGATCGCCCACAAGCAGAGCTTCACTGTTACTGTAGAAGTTGTCAGGTGCACTTGTGATGAGTTTTAAAGTGGTCAACGAGGGAACAGTACGGATCCTGACACAGTCACTTAATGCAGAAAaaggagccaagcaaaatggtccatcaggaacaaagatTAAGTCATCACCTTGAAGCAAGTCTGCAATGGGACTGATTAAGACATCAAACAAAGGCTGCAAAGAGTTATTATCGGAGAGGGTCAAAGACTGAAAGGTCTCGGAAAGAGCTTCCCTTCCGCAAAACAAGTGTCTGCGTAGCTTGTCAAGTGTGCGATTTTCGCATCGGACAACATTCCCCGCGCCAATCTGTTTCAAAGTAGTTTCTATCAGTGAAGCGGCACTTCCATTTTCGATTTCCTTTTGCCTAAAGTTTATTCCACTTCCTCTTCTCAGAAGCCAAAAACTGATAGTGTTCCCTTCAAGTGCTATGAAAACTGTTTGTAAGGGCAAATATTTTATAACAGTGGAGATAGAATCCGTCCTCGCAACTGCCGAGGAAGGTTCTTCATCAACTCCAAATTGCACCTTTAAAATGTCTgtcaaagcctgtgctcgtccttgTTCAGCAGCAAACAAAGCctcatcaacctctccattcttTAAAAGTGCTCTCCACAGAGCTGTGTACGCCACTTGCTTTGTGTCACGAAaacttattttccatgcatcttCTGATTGAAGGAGAAgccttgtttcatcaaaatgttttatgCTTAGACGATAAAAACTAAGGGCTTTGCATAACGAGCCTGAAAATTCATGAACAACACCAAGCCGATAGCAAGCGATTCCCTGTCCTACTGGATCCTCCGTTTCCTTGGCAACAGTAAGCTGTTGTTCGTAAAGGAGAAAAGCAGGCTCACCCATTtggtgataagcgttgccgagattaccactGGCCTTGCCCTCCCCGAccttatcccctacttcttttgcaatgctgagatgttgttcgtaatactctatagctcgcttgaaattgcccagactgagataagcgttgccgagactACCATTGGCccctccctccccggccctatcccctacttcttttgcaatgctgagATCTTGTTCGTTATACTCTATGGcacgcttaaaattgcccagactgtgataagcgttgccgagattaccattggccttgCCCTCCCGGGCCCTAtctcctacttcttttgcaatgctgagATCTTGTtcatgatactctatggctcgcttaaaattgcccaaactgtgataagcgttgccgagattaccaatGGTCTTGCCCTCCGCGGCCCTAtctcctacttcttttgcaatgctgagATGTTGTTCGttatactctatggctcgcttaaaattgcccagactgtgataagcgttgccgagattaccattggccttgccctccccggccctatctcctacttcttttgcaatgctgagATCTTGTtcatgatactctatggctcgcttaaaattgcccagactgcgATAAGCAcagccgagattaccattggccttgccctccccggccctatcccctacttcttttgcaatgctaagatattgttcgtgatactctatggctcgcttgaaattgcccagactgtgataagcgttgccgagattaccattggccttgccctccccggccctatctcctacttcttttgcaatgctgagATCTTGTTCATGATACTCTAttgctcgcttaaaattgcccagaccgCGATAAGCAcagccgagattaccattggccttgccctccccggccctatcccctagttcttttgcaatgctaagatattgttcgtgatactctatggctcgcttgaaattgcccagactCTGATAAGCGacgccgagattaccattggccctgCCTTCCTGGTCCCGATCCCCtactttttttgcaataattagtttttgtttgaagtactttttggcctttttaaaattgcccagactgtgataagcgttgccgagattgccacaGGCTTTTCCCTCTCCAGCACTAAAACCTATTTCCTTAAAAATCCTTAATGCTTCTGTGTAATCCCTCTTAGCGTGTTCAAAATAAGGCAAGCCATAATAATAACCACCCAGATTGAAATAAGCAATACCCTCCCCTTTTCTGTTTCCCTCTTTTCTGGCAATGCTAAGGTCTTGTATATGCTCCTCGAAAACGTTCATCTTATTGTCTGCTATTCTTGATTACAAGAACTCTTGGGAACAAGGCAGGTCATCTTTGAAAGAGAGGGCGCTCCTTGAAAAATAGGAAAGAAAGCATGAGAAGTTCAATGCACTGACCACAAACGTTGCAGGTACGTAGCCAAACCAACACTAAAGAGACCGCATGTCATTATGAGTCTAACAAAGACAATTTTTTGATGTTGACGTCAAActctttacttcttttgttgaGCCCTTTGTCTGATTCAAACTAAATTTTTAAAGCCAGAATTGACCGCACAAAATAGACGTATTTAAATGGCATAAATTTGCCTCAAGTCAGATTTAACTCAGCCAAAGAAATACTGTTGTCTTTTTGTCATCATATTTTCCTGATCAAACCAAAATTGTTCGCGTGATACCACGGTTTAAAGCTGGGGTTCAGTCACTTTTTATGACATACAGACGGCTCTAAATGTAGCCTGGATTCCCAGAGTTGCTCTGGAAAGTAATTATCTATAACTGTCTTGTAAGTAGCTTAAATAAACTACGTCACATCACACTATACAGTACACTAAGTTTATGTCCTGTACAACAAGTCATCTTGCGCTTGATGGCTTTGAACATGTCATAGGTGTGTGTTTATTTATATTCTAAGGCCTTTGTTACGgtggataaaaaaaaattctgctttATAAACGTGAATACTACGGGGTCCATTATGTCGGCgtattttttttggtttaacGGCCATTAATATACGCACCGGCGCTCCTAGAGGATCCATTCTGGTTCCCTCATTTTTCTTATTCTATGTTCATGACTTCAGTGATGTATTCACAGTTGCTGATATGATGATGCTAGTCTCTTAGTGCCAGTTATTTGGTAACCTAGTTGAAGGCTAAGAAACTTCAACTAAAAACTTGTGGAAGTTTACTTCTTTATTCTATTTAAGCCTCGAGATAAAAGACATCATCTTTTAACGCAAATCGGCATAAATGATTAAAGAATACAACATATCGTAGAATGGCCTTTCTTGGGAATGTTCTTGACTATTATCCTTCTTGGAAACAATGAAATGCTCAATTGGCTTACAAAATCTCTAAAGGCTATAGCATTTAATTTCAGGTATAGTTGTTTTTCTacattttatttaagaaatatgTACTACTGTTTAGTTTATCCTTATAgtcattattgtattattgtgcATGTACAAATCCAATCTTCGTACTCTTGTCTCTTTGCAAAGCGTACAGTCCAAATATTTcctaaatcaatcaatcagacCCAATCTTCAAAGAATTAGAACTATCAAATTTTCGGATATTAGATTACAAGAACTGGGTACATTTATGTATTCTTATGAGCATTCTCTTCCACCATCGAGGTTTTATTCATAATTTTCTATTGAAAACTACGTCTATGACTTTTTCACTACACTTGAAAAATGATTTTCACCTTCAACTCTGTAGAACTATTCTTCGCAACTTCAGTTAACTTCTAAGTACTAGAATGCTTGTGGCAGAAGAAAAGTGGTTTAAACTGATGCATACTTCCCTTTTTTGCAATGGAAATacgaaataaacaaaactaaagCCTTAGAATATCCTTATTTATCAAATTGTATGGCACCCACTTTGTAATAGGAAGACGAGTAAGGCTTTGAGAACGCTATCtataaaaattgcaataatttCGTGAGTATTGCAAGTCGTTTGGCGTGAAAAGTATGCCGATGATACGCATCTTACATGTACCTACGCTTATAAAGATGTGAATATCATCCTTGTCCTGTTTGAACGAAGACTTACTAAATATCAGCAAATGGCTGATCGCCAACAAACTTACACTCATTATGACTAAGACTGAATTTATGCTTGATGCAAAAGCTAAACACCTTAACTGCCTCCCCCGTATTGAACATCAATGGTACTCCCATAAACCAGGTATCAACGTCAAAATCTCTGGGTGTACTCATTGATGCAAACCTTACATGGGGCAGTCATATCGAAAAGTTGGCTAAAAAAGTTGCCTCTGGTATTGCAGCTATCAAACGAGTCAGACAATTTGTTCCCCCAGCAAGTCACTACATCTTATCTACAAAGCCTTGATTCAGTCGCATTTTGACTATTGCAATGTTGTTTGGGGAAGCTGTGGTGTAAAACTAgcagacaaacttcaaaaactccAAAATCGTGCAGCGTGAGCTCTAACTTTCTCAACCTATAATGCAGATGCATCGCACCTATTCCAAAATTTAAACTAGAAAAACCTTAGTACTCAGTGTGATATCCAAAAAGCCTTAATGGTTTTCAAATCTCTTAATGGCCTTGCTCCTGAGTACCTAAGTTCGAAATTTATTGCTCGGTCTCACACTACTTCATATACTTTTCGAGATTCTGTAAACAAGTCAACTATTCCACATGCAGCCACGCACAAATTATCTCCGTAATAGTTTTCGCTACAGTGGTGCTGTTCTGTGGAATAGTCTTCCTGAAACATTAAGGCAAGCAGAATCTCTACGTAATTTTAAGTCTCTTTTACACAGTTATTATAATAGCAAGtaagacacggcattcatggaaaaaaggctttttgcTTTGTATATACTtaattgaataattttaatactgtaatttagTTGAGCAATCGAACTtcggttttttgatagttaCGCTGACGTATATGTCATTGCCACGGCAACATGAATAAATGTAAACAGGCCTTcaaaatcggttttgtttatttgcagaaaatctggtcaacagattttctttataatttgcatgcaacaagcttgtaacgatgctcaaaagttaacactattttaataatttgacagagagatcaTTAATTATCAGCCTGGCGGCCAGGTCCTAATAGTGTCAAgatcagtttttaaaaattatctCGACATGGCTGGTAACAGAGAAGTGTGTCAATTCAAAGAAACAGCAAATGTACCTTGTGTTGGTTTTTTAACTCTGAATAAACGATAAAAGAAGTGTGTACAAGAAGGCACCCAAGCTCAAAAAACTTAAGGCAAACAAAGCGTTAATGATAGCCAAAGTTAAAACTTACGTtctggccgccatgttgatgtaTTTCTGCTATAAACCAACATAACGTCTCCATACTAAactcttttaattttgatggcacatttttatgaaaaaaaaaaaacccttttatGGAATATCACAAAGCTCTGATACTTGAACAGGCTTGGTTCTTTTAACTGTTCTtctaaattattaattaagaaattaatattaattaataaataatccATTTTGTCACCAAGGGAATCATTTCTGAGTCTTAGAAAAGGTCAAAAAGTCATGATTAGTTAGTTTTTTGTTCGTAACCAGCCTAAGCTTCTTGACCAATAGAGTAGCAGCATAGAAACCACAAAGCTTCACATTATTTCTTCTACAATATCTCAAATTAAACAGCTGAAGGCACGCATTTATGGGATGAAATGCAGTCAAGTTATCTCAAATCAAAAATGCCAGGAGATACCATTCCGACTTTGGAAGCTTTAGACTCAAATCAATTAAAAAACAATACTGCTATACATGCACTATATAATTGTATTTTTGTACCTGCGTGCATCCTTTGAAGAATGAGGAATAGACTTAGAATACATGGTATTCATATGCCAATAAGTGGATGCGTAATGATTTCTAGAATCTACACTTGCAGATTTGCCTCAATTTAAGCTTCAAACCCTAGGCACTTATTACTTTCAATTCTTCATTCATCCAACAGGGTAAATTGAATGATAGATGTATATGGATCACAAGTGCAGGAAAAAAGGGTGTCTTTTACATGAATAATTGCAGGGATTGTTTCCACTGTAACCCACAAACATACCATCTAGCAAAAGTTATATGTAATCAGAGCTTGTTTGCATCACGTGGGTCATACATTTTAATAtattgtacatacatgtatacaataAAACTTTCCGTAATGATGAGCAACTTACCACTGTTGGTCCAAACAGATGCTGTTTTGTGTGAGCTCAAGCAGACTGGCTTCGTCAAGGGAAAGAACTCTGCAAAGGTGATTTGATGAGGTTATTACACTGTCTTGTCTATCAAAATTAGTCTCTGAATAGAATACTTCTATAAGATTTGACTCTCCTAACAAAAATCATTTAATCCCACACACATCACAATGCAAACATAGTGTAATAACTGCGGAATAAAGCTGCCACTCTTAAGAGATACTGTACTACAGTAACTGTAAACGTGGTGTAAAATTATTACCACCCATCCCCTGGTAGTGTTCTAAGTATCTCATTCTGAAGTGGATAGTCGTGGTGGAAAATATCACCCATTCTCTTGAAAATAATGGCGTTGAGTATATTCTAAAGTGGATATCCTGATACAGCTTATGCAGTAAAAATAACCAACAACCACAACATTTTGGCCTATCTCCTTCAGTTAAGTCTCGTTAGTTATTCAgtttaaaattacaacaaactttttctttttcatttttaccGGCTTTGTTAAGACAATAAGTATCTAAGTATGTAAGCTATATAAAAgaatccatttaatttgttttgcgtTTTGCGTACAGTGTAAGTATATCAATTCAaccattgtatttttcttatgAATAGGTTTCAATTCAAATTGTAAAACTCATCACAACTGAAGATGGCATAAGTATGACGTTGAAACATATCTtgtcaaaaattttaaaatgttttatttcttcaaaaataGTTTAAATATTACGTAACGTTATGCTGAAACTGTGTTTTTACACACCTCAAAGTTAAGAGTATTTGCACCGAACTCAGACACTTATGcccagaaatgcacctaattagatgcacatccaattttgacatccgacacgaagtgtccctttaagtctaggcaattgctacctattttcaacaacaaggtaaggataaaggttagcattatttttagcttagggtaaatgcagcagttaatctttacttaaagaacagcatttgggggacattttgtgacattttttgtcCATATTCCATAacatgagtgatgttgaagtcagggagaagagcaaggggacactttgtgacgcttattgaaatccgcgtgcatctaatttggggcatttctggacatatctgaacTCAGAAGATACAGTATTTACTCATCAGTTTTACAAGCATTACAAGAGAATCAGAAGGGATACTCTGTAGTTGGGTTAAGATTTCACTGGATGCTGCTGGAATAGACACAATGCAGTTCAATCCACATAGCACCAGAGCAGCCTCCACTACTGTTAGCTAGAGGGAATTCAGTCAGCCTGCAAGAGATTCTTAATACAGCTGCTTGGTCTTCTATGACCACATTTCTCGTTTTTATGACACATGTAAGCCTATTGATCAAGCAAAAGTTTGCAACAGGTGTTCTTAATGTTGCTGTTATGAAATTAATAAGTAATCGTTGTCTGTAAGGGATGACATGGTAATAAACAACTGCACTGTGGAGTTTGACTTCATGTGTCTGTTGTTTTGAAATCTCATGTAAGCCACAAGCCACTGGTAATGAAGTAGAatgtaaaaattaaaagagacttaactgtaaggtgaagtttgattggaattctgcCGACTTACAACAGTGCCTTGAGGGATTACATGCAGGGTCCGAAATCAACTCTTTGGTGCAGGCGCCAGCTGGCAACTAAAACAATTTCAGTTGCCAGATGCATATGTTTCATCGCAAAAAGTGTCCATAATTTGTAGTTGCTTCTGATCATAGACAGAAAACATGAATTTCTAAAATACATTCTTAAGCAGAGCTTCAGGTATTTGTATTTCCTACTTTGCAAATGATTGAAAAAGGATCAAAGACTGCACTTAGACCTTGCATTGGGTTTCCATTGAAACAAAATCGAAAGGTGTCGAAGTTTGAAGCTTGGACATAACACCTGTTTCCTTGGGCATGTACTTTACTTACCCAGTACAAAGACGGGCTGCATGAATTACTAGCGTCACTCACAACTGATTGACTGTGGTATAACATGTGAAAGGAATACCAACAAAAGTTTTCTAGTTGCTATAGTACAACAAGTTGCACAATTGTGGACACACTTTTATTAAAAAACACGtacttttctagcttccaatacccaccgtatctagaatttaaacctttcccacttcccctcccctctccccctttcaatgttgactgtttaagttttcaacaatttttttttgataagggggggagggacgggtggggggggggggggaattgagctgcagtgtgagagataataggtaaattaataacgccccaggaaggtgaagtgtctccactatttttgcaacttgttgtctgattgattccaataattttgccagtctggatttgaatcctatagggaaaattttcaacttaaaaaagcaggaactaaagaaacaattgtTAGATATtgtataagctctgaaacattcCAGAAGTTTGCACGCGAATTGCAAAGCACATTTTATcaaacacgaaaggatattaattattgacatacggtGGCATCGATTTTCAAGTGTTGGGACTTATCATCTGCTAactgcagatctgatgctccAAAAGTTATACATGGCTCATATTACGTAACACAATACTATTTTATTGTGTTCCTAGGTGACGTCAATGGAGCTGGTGGCATTACAGTTGAAAATCGTGTCTTCcaggaaacagcacaattcaactgGTACTTTCTTTTCCActcaatccaatacattaccaCATGATTTACAATAAAGttcacacagttagaaatcctgtacataATTTATCAtgtatttcatttttcaacGGTCTACCATCCAAGCACAGTTTAccatcgcaacagcaagaaatatgatatcatgttattttctcagtgaaaagttttggtagaccgtttcatataaTGTGTAGCTGGTACAAActtgttcacttttgtatcgcattgtaaaacaaatctaAAGACTTGCAAGGGATTTAACACAATCGGTGGTTCCTTTTGAGCATTCTGCTCAGTCGGTCATTGCAAAGAACACGAAATAATTAGCCTGTACCCAACACGTCACTTAGAAGACGCGAAAGCAATTAAGTAATGCAATGTTACAACCTCTATGAATATGCATCTTGGTATAACAatcttaactgattagagtgtaatgtgaagttctagttttctaccccatatgaatcatgtgagcgttagccctactaatggaaatggacacacacaaggacggagaaaaactctgaccagggtgagaattgaacccatgacctacGGGTTGGATCagcgctgctctaccgactgagctaggGGGAGgggaaaatggcaattttaagaCTTAATTCATGCATAATTTTTTTAGATATGGACCAggttcatgtacatgtagtaaacAATCTTGTCCAGGATTCTTGGTTACCCTCTGCTATTTTAAtgtggctaaatataatttaggctaagttagACTCGAACTAATGCAGTCAGCAGTTTCACCCCTTACGGTACGTGACCTGCGGGGTGGCCCTTTGGGGATTTGCAGGGCCTTTGTGTCATGTTGCTTTTCTCATGCTTTGTTGCTTGTTGATCTTTGCGGATCAATTGCTCTTGTTAGTGAATCTTTGCGGATTCTCGCCCCTTCCTGGCCCTGCCGCTTCCTTGATGATCTCTAGGTAAGTATGGGTCAGGTAAGTTGTTTCCACTGATTACTCAGTATGACGGTGCCAGTTAGCGGCTGCGTGTGGGGGTGGTTCCCGCTTCcagggttgccatggatacCTCCCCTTTGGCTTACGGGCTGCTCCCCACTAACCTTCTGGCACCAGTTCCCAAGCTCATCTATTTGTGATA encodes the following:
- the LOC137974450 gene encoding tetratricopeptide repeat protein 28-like, which translates into the protein MNVFEEHIQDLSIARKEGNRKGEGIAYFNLGGYYYGLPYFEHAKRDYTEALRIFKEIGFSAGEGKACGNLGNAYHSLGNFKKAKKYFKQKLIIAKKVGDRDQEGRANGNLGVAYQSLGNFKRAIEYHEQYLSIAKELGDRAGEGKANGNLGCAYRGLGNFKRAIEYHEQDLSIAKEVGDRAGEGKANGNLGNAYHSLGNFKRAIEYHEQYLSIAKEVGDRAGEGKANGNLGCAYRSLGNFKRAIEYHEQDLSIAKEVGDRAGEGKANGNLGNAYHSLGNFKRAIEYNEQHLSIAKEVGDRAAEGKTIGNLGNAYHSLGNFKRAIEYHEQDLSIAKEVGDRAREGKANGNLGNAYHSLGNFKRAIEYNEQDLSIAKEVGDRAGEGGANGSLGNAYLSLGNFKRAIEYYEQHLSIAKEVGDKVGEGKASGNLGNAYHQMGEPAFLLYEQQLTVAKETEDPVGQGIACYRLGVVHEFSGSLCKALSFYRLSIKHFDETRLLLQSEDAWKISFRDTKQVAYTALWRALLKNGEVDEALFAAEQGRAQALTDILKVQFGVDEEPSSAVARTDSISTVIKYLPLQTVFIALEGNTISFWLLRRGSGINFRQKEIENGSAASLIETTLKQIGAGNVVRCENRTLDKLRRHLFCGREALSETFQSLTLSDNNSLQPLFDVLISPIADLLQGDDLIFVPDGPFCLAPFSALSDCVRIRTVPSLTTLKLITSAPDNFYSNSEALLVGDPYLKEVTDENGEPISEQLPCAIQEVEMIGELLQTTPLTGRNATKAEVLKRMKSVALIHIAAHGDSKFGEIALAPNPERASQIPEKEDFMLTMSDVRAVGLRARLVVLSSCHSGRGEVNSEGVVGIARAFLCAGARSVLVSLWAIDDEATLLFMKKFYKHLADRKSASLALQYAMKSLRETEKYSAVKDWAPFVLIGDDVTFEFGHHELEKNETASKS